The Listeria sp. PSOL-1 genome includes a region encoding these proteins:
- a CDS encoding alpha/beta hydrolase — protein MKNLLIKKIMATLCVMGILFSSMLGGQTPASAQDIQAKSLSLHQLTESLVTLTFRDQLSPAKKEEIVNLVENKANVYINEKNANKPTNLKDLDPDAYAQVVENLFKDNLAIVDSPGTALVALALIVAEWEFDRTYYETQQALVDITWATYTMYDYGFIRNSLLNAILQQYNYNPINPSPSGYEKRTVNVPEFAGSSQTLNLSGFYKDNNSDTTIVAIGGFRGNGWPDPTDEDFGHETKMLESFGYNVLLTEPRASGESEGEFITMGFHEKDDYTAFINDELAKNPQQKIVLYGGSMGSSTALGSLANSYSDQVKGVISISGYKSIKAELDDLLNALEIDATTRLLILTNLESRYLIPRANLNLQDEVPMQGVKSSEIPKLFLHGDADKFVLPGNAESLKDNAIGDQNYLYYIPGGTHSNLFSKDGTENTAFIKEHIDQFLNDLPLKK, from the coding sequence ATGAAAAATTTGTTAATAAAAAAAATAATGGCTACTTTATGTGTAATGGGGATATTATTCAGTTCGATGCTTGGGGGACAAACTCCGGCATCTGCACAAGACATACAAGCAAAATCATTAAGCCTTCACCAGCTCACTGAAAGTCTCGTAACACTTACATTTCGCGATCAACTATCTCCTGCAAAAAAAGAGGAAATTGTTAATCTTGTCGAAAACAAAGCAAACGTATATATAAATGAGAAAAACGCAAATAAACCAACTAATCTCAAAGACCTTGATCCAGATGCCTATGCACAAGTCGTTGAAAATCTATTTAAAGATAACTTAGCTATAGTCGATTCGCCTGGAACTGCTTTAGTTGCTTTAGCTCTTATTGTCGCTGAGTGGGAATTTGATCGCACTTATTATGAAACGCAGCAAGCTTTAGTGGATATAACATGGGCAACCTATACGATGTATGATTATGGATTTATCAGAAATAGTCTTCTAAACGCCATTTTACAACAATATAATTACAACCCAATAAACCCTTCCCCATCTGGCTATGAAAAACGAACAGTAAATGTCCCAGAATTTGCAGGAAGTAGCCAAACGTTAAATCTATCAGGTTTTTATAAAGATAATAATTCAGACACAACAATTGTTGCTATAGGCGGTTTTAGAGGAAATGGATGGCCTGATCCAACAGATGAAGATTTTGGACATGAAACCAAAATGTTAGAAAGCTTTGGCTATAATGTACTTCTAACTGAACCACGTGCATCTGGTGAAAGTGAGGGCGAGTTCATCACAATGGGATTTCACGAAAAGGATGATTACACTGCTTTTATAAATGATGAGTTAGCTAAAAATCCACAACAGAAAATCGTCCTTTATGGTGGCTCCATGGGATCAAGTACAGCCTTAGGTTCGCTTGCCAATTCTTATTCTGATCAAGTAAAAGGTGTTATTTCTATTTCAGGCTATAAATCAATCAAAGCGGAACTAGATGACCTCTTAAACGCTCTTGAAATAGATGCTACAACTAGATTATTAATTTTAACCAACTTAGAAAGCAGATATCTGATTCCTCGAGCAAATCTTAACTTGCAAGATGAAGTACCTATGCAAGGTGTTAAAAGCTCTGAGATCCCTAAACTATTTTTACACGGGGACGCTGATAAATTTGTGTTACCAGGCAATGCTGAGAGCTTAAAAGACAATGCAATTGGTGATCAAAATTACCTGTATTATATACCTGGTGGTACACATAGTAATCTGTTCAGCAAAGATGGGACAGAAAATACTGCTTTCATAAAAGAACATATAGATCAGTTTCTAAACGACTTACCTCTTAAAAAATAA
- a CDS encoding FMN-dependent NADH-azoreductase gives MAKVLFIKASPLADTASRSTQVANTFVKAYQEKNPADEVITLDLYKMNIPLIDLDLLTAGADLRAGKDFEELEKPLQEKLTEFNALTDQFVDADKYIIASPLWNLGVPPLLKAYIDTIVVAGKTFKYTEKGPIGLLKNKKAIQIHGSGGVYSNMDVNFSHGEPYLNTVLNFIGVKTEPTIFIEGVDHDPSKKDEIVAAAEKLAYESAQKF, from the coding sequence TTGGCAAAAGTTTTATTTATAAAAGCTTCTCCACTCGCTGATACCGCTTCAAGAAGTACACAAGTAGCGAATACATTTGTAAAAGCATATCAAGAAAAAAATCCAGCAGATGAAGTGATTACGCTTGATCTTTATAAAATGAATATCCCACTCATTGATTTAGATCTTCTAACAGCTGGTGCTGATTTACGAGCAGGAAAAGATTTTGAGGAATTAGAAAAGCCCTTACAAGAAAAATTAACCGAATTTAATGCGCTAACGGATCAGTTTGTGGATGCTGACAAATATATCATCGCTTCGCCGCTTTGGAATCTTGGCGTACCACCGTTGTTAAAAGCGTATATTGATACAATCGTTGTAGCGGGAAAAACATTTAAGTATACGGAAAAAGGCCCTATTGGTTTGCTTAAAAATAAAAAAGCGATTCAAATCCATGGTAGTGGCGGTGTATATTCTAATATGGATGTTAATTTCTCTCACGGGGAGCCTTATCTTAATACGGTTTTAAATTTTATTGGTGTCAAAACAGAACCGACTATTTTTATTGAAGGCGTTGACCACGATCCAAGTAAAAAAGATGAAATTGTTGCAGCAGCAGAAAAACTCGCTTATGAAAGTGCTCAAAAATTCTAA